AATTTCTAGAACTTGCTTCTGTTTGTCTTCCACCTTCACTTCATCATCGATATTGAGTTTAAGTGAGTTGATAAAACACGCAGTTGATATGCCCCCTTTCGCAAGCTGTTTTTCTACTTTAGCAAGCTTAGCATAGTAGCTATTCGGAATACCTTCGCAATCAGGGAACACTTCAATCAAACGCAGATCAATAGCTGCCGCAGCAAAACGCTTACGACAAGTTTCACGCCCAATGCTTAAGTGTTCAGCCAATTCATCTATCTTAGTAAAGCCCTTATCTTGCATTATACCTTGATAATCGGCTCCAAGCTCTCGGTAAGACAAACGCTTGACCGATTGAGTGGTTTGAATAAAAGCAACGAGATCAGATTGTTTAACCTCCCCTTCAATAACCCAAAGAGGTAGATCTTTTTGCGCATGTACACAAGTGAAACGACGACGCGAACTATCAAGCAGTTGGTAAGTTCCATGCTCGTCTTTGGTCGCGACACCTTCGGTGTGCACACCCTCTTCTTGAATACTTGAAAATATATCGCGCACAGAATCAAGTGTGAGCGATTCTTGGCGACGTGGGTTCAAAGGATGAATCGCAGTTTTAACTTGAAGTTCGTCGGCTTTCACTATGACATGCTCTGCTGTCGCAGTTTTACCGCTAGCAAAGGTGAATATTTTTTTAGGGGTCTCGGCTTGAGTTCGCTTACCTAATTGGTTGCCTTGCTTAAAGCTGGTTCTCTTATCTTGTGGTCGTTGCATGTTATAGCCCCTTCGTTGCCAGCTGCTTAATTTCAGTGATGAATTGGTGGTACACCGCATTCACAGACGTCATGGCCAAATCAAATTGTTTGCCACTGCAGATCTGCTCTGATTTACGGATATCAAGCACAGTTCGATTGCTTTCCGCTGCCGCGACAAACGCTTCAGAATGGCGAATCGCTGTAGACAGTAAGTGCCCTTGGGCCGCACGCAGTAATTTATCGAACACCTTAACCTCATGTGCACTCTTCTCATCGAAGTTCACTGGTAACAACTTCGCCCACTTAAGGTTTTTCCCTTGTGACGGCAGAGCCCTAAACGTACCAGGCATGGTAGCCATGTAGTTACTGGTTGATGCAAAATCAAATTCTCTTGGAGTCACAGGAATAAGCACCGCATCAGCCGCTTCATTAACCGCCCACAAAATAGGAGAGTTCTGTGGCGGTGTATCGATGAAGATCAGGTCGTACTCTTCTTTAAGTACTGGCAATATTTTCTCACGAAGTGCACTAACCAGCTTCTGTTGCCCAGCGTCATCTTGACCCCAATAGCAATCAACAAAACGTTCATCGGATGGAAAGGCTGGAATTACATCTAAGTTAGGGAGGTGAGTTTTAAATGGGATAGCTTTGACCAACTCTTCGAAGCTGTAGTCGTTTAGGTACTGTGAAAAGTCCCCTTCAGGCTCGAAATCAGCTAATGCGATATCAACCGCAGTCATATACACCGAGTCGTCATCAGCTTGGTGGATCAAGTTTTGCCCAGTTGAGCCTTGAGGATCTAAATCTATCACGAGACAGCGCGCGTTAAGATTGAGATCAAGCGCTGCAGCCGTAGCAAGCGTTACCGTCGTTGTCGACTTCCCGGTACCACCTTTATGGTTCTCAACGACTACGGTCGTCGGATCAAAACGCTGGTTGTACTTAGGAAAGCTCATGAATTCCATCATGTTTGCAACATCAAAGCGATTATATAGGTGGGTTCGGCCTTGGATAATCGGCGAGCCGACAACGCCCTGCTCTGTTGCTTCATCGATTCTAGAATTGAACGTGACACGAGATAAGCCAAACAATTCTTGAAGCTCTTTTTTCTTCAATGAGTGATTATAGATAAGCCTATCAACGCTGCCCTCTATTTCAGTATCTGTTACTTTTATCTGCATCCGCTCTTTGATAACAGCTTTCAGATCTGACTGCTCTTGCTGCATGCGTTCGCATACCAGCTCCAGTGAATCGATGATGGTTGTCATTATGCCCTCTTCGTGCCTTATCTATTTATAGACACTATAAGACACTAAAGAGGATAATTAAACCATTAATGCGCTCATTTTCTTGGTAATGGTTTATAATCGAGTTTGTAATTATGTATTATTTGAATCTACTTTTTATTATTAGTTTTTTACCAATTGGTTTAGTTGTCCAAGGTAGCCCCACCATCTACTCGTAAGTCATGCATCGTAATATGGCTTGCTGCTTTTGAAAGCAAAAACAAAATAGCGTTGGCAATATCTTCAGGTTGAGCTAGCTTGGCGAGAGGGATTCCCAAGCGAAATTGATTTATATCTCCTTCAATTACTTCTTTTTCACCATAATTTTCAGTCCACAGCTGTCTTTGCATTGGAGTATCTGTTGAGCCTGGGCTAACTATGTTACATCGAATGCCAAACGGAGCTAGTTCAATACCCACACATTTTACCATCATATGTAGAGCCGATTTTGAGGCACCGTATGCACCAATAGATTGCCTTGGTGTATTTGCAGCATTTGATCCAACTATGACCATACTTCCAGAACCTTGAGTCTTCATTGTTTTCGCTATGGCTTGCATTAATGCGAGCACACCAAAAGTATTTACATCAAAAGTTTGTTTAATCGTAGACATAGATAATTCGTGTAAAGGACCGACATGTAACACCCCTGCACAGCAAACTAAATGATTAAATAGCTCTTTTTGTTGCCAAGCATCCACACTTTCTAGCACTTTTACTTGGTCTGCCAAATCTAACCAGTGGCATTCAAACTGCTTTGGGTATTCTTTGGCTAAGGCCTGAGTATTTTTCTCGAGCAATTTTAATTTATTGTCTGCAACAATTACTCTAGCGCCAGCCCGAAGTAAACTTTCTAATGTTGATAAACCAATTCCGGTCGCAGCACCAACTAGCAGTACTTTTTGATTATCTAATGACATCGTAATTTCCATTTTAAAGACCCTCCCCATCGCCGAGATTTAGGGAGGATTTCAAGTAAGTATTTTGTCTCTGGTGTTTAGGCTGGCTCTTGCTGATGAACGGTTTGGCCAGTCAAGGTTACTTTCATTTGTTGGCCAATACTTACAACTTGCTTTGCGTTATAACGAGCTGTTTGATAAGTCACAATTAGGCGCAATGTCCGTTCATCACCAATAACGTTTTCCATTATTTCAAAGTGTAAACCAAACAACGATTTGTTCTTGTTTGGAAGGATTTGTTGATATGGAACCGGTATGTTATTCGGCGTTTGTAGAGAACCATATAGCGCATTGTCAGCATGGATTTGAGCATATACATCGAACAGTAATCCATTTTTTGGATCCAAACCTAGCTCTCGTTGTACCATATCAATAGGTACAGTTGCATGTGGCATTGAGTCATTGATGGTCATAGTTACATTCTCAATCAATTTGCCAAAAGATTGGTCCGGTTCAAATATAACTCGATGGGCAACCATGGTCGTGAAGTATCCTACTGAATCAAAATATTTCGCATCATCACGGCCCGATGCAGATGTTCCGATCACTAAGTCTTTTAAATTCCCTGCATTATGTAGAGCTTGTGCTATTGCAGAATACACAACGCTGAAGATAGATGAATTGTATTCTCTTGCTAGTGAGTGTACGGAGTGGTACGCGCTTGGACCTAAGTCAATTTCTATCCAATTTGCTTCAATCGGGTTTACTTCTGGCCCATTTTGATCTGGTTCTGTGCAGGTTAAGTTAAGGCCTGAAGTTGAGCCTCGTAAGTGGTTCACCCAGTAATTGATGTCCTCTGCAATTGGACCTCGATTTTTTTGGGCGAGTGCATAATCATGAATACTATAGGCTGATTTATCCCACTCAGGCTCTTGATTTTGACTGCGAGCTAAATATGCATCAGAAAGTTCGGACATCAAATTATTTAATGACCATTCATCAATAATCATATGATGGATTAGGAAAGATAAAACTTGCTGATTAGTTTTTCTATCTTTAAAAAATCGAATGCGAAGTGGTAACTCTTTCGATAAATCAAATACATAAGATGCTTCTGATTCTAGACTCGAGGTGCCGGATTCTGCGCTGCTCCAAAACCATGAGTACTGAATTAAGTCTTTCTCGTCAATAACCTGTTGTATGGAACCATCAGTACCCTCGTTAAATAAAGTTCTTAATCCTGTATGACGAATCAACAGGTCTGAAAAAGCGAGTTTAAATACTTCCTCGTCAACTTCAGCATCAAAGCGCATTGCAAATGGCAAATTAAAAATAGCACACTGGCCAGTTGCGAGGTGGGCGTTCCATAAAAAGCTTTGTGCAAATGACAATGGTAGCTTACTACCTATAGAGGTTGAACCGTGTGGGAGAGCCATATCTACTGGCTTATTGCGTGACGACTTATCGGTTAGCGATACGCAGCGAGCGAGTGCTTGTGCGCTTGGTGATTTGAAAAAGTCATTAAAGCTGATTTCAATATCATGGTTATTCATTAAGTTACCAATGATTCTTGTTGCTAATAACGAGTGACCACCCATTTCAAAAAAATCATCACCTAACTCAACCTCGGGGTCATCAAGGCTGGCTCTGAATTCAGACAGTATTATTTGCTCGATGTTGTTATTGTTATTGTTATCAATTTTACTTATATCTAAGTATATTGGATTTAGCTTTGACTCAAAATTAAGGGTGTTTAAAAATTCATAATTAGACTCAATATTATTAATGATTGATTTGTTTTTAAGGTGTAAGTCTAATATAGGATGTGTTGAGATTAGTAAGTATTTTTCTTTCCCTTCTTGTAAAATGTCCACCCCAAATGGCGGTTGGAAATCTGGCTCCCAAAGGCGTAGTTTTATATCTGCTACCCGGTCTGATAGTTTTTCATCTTCTACCTGAGCAACATTTGTTAACCCCTCACTATCAACTGAGTGCCATTTCTCCAACTCAAATTCATCTGAGAATCGATAGCGCAGATTTAACTGTATGTCATTTAAAACTAACTTTTTTACAGCTTGTATAAGCTGTTCATTTTTACTATTTATATCAATAGTATAAGCGTCTACTGTCCATTCTATGCTTCTTGGATCTTGAAGCTGCTGTATCCATACCTCTTCTTCATGTTCACTAATTGACAGTAGGGTTTTAGGTTTACTTTTGACGTTGTTCATGTTAGTCCTGATTCTTATCTTAGGGTTTCTATGTTGTCGATCTTATTTTTATAAATTATGCGTTAATTTGCTTACGCATCAAGAGTAATAGTGATAGCATTGATTATCATTTAGATTTGCGTTTTCCGTCAAGTTAATAATTTTATTAAGTTTAACGATGTATTTATAACTGTTGAGGCTCTGCTAAATCCCTGCTGTGACCCTAATTAATTTACATCTGTAGTAGCTCTAAAAATTTTGAGAGTTTAGTTGTGACCTTATTTTTTAATAAAAAGAAACATAGTTACCATTTTTTAGAATTCGACATTTTCATTATGGTAATTCTATTTTATGAGTACTTCATTCTATTTGCTTTTTCCCTGAATTTTGATGTGTCTCAATATTCCTACTATTTTGGAGAGCATTCTAAATGACTTTTCGTATGATTCTGGCGTTCTTTACTTTGTGCGCTACATCTCTTTTTTTTGGTGCGAACCAGATCGAGTGGTCATTATTGCCGACGTTTAATGAGAAAGCTTGGTTGCCTATTATAGCCAGCAGGCTACCAAGGCTAGTTGCTCTGATTCTTACGGGGTCCGGCTTGGCGATGTGCGGCGTTATTCTCCAACACATCGTTAGAAATCGTTTTGTTGAACCTGGAACTACAGGCAGCCTTGATGCGGCTAAACTCGGTATTTTGGTTTCAATCGTGATGCTGCCATCATCAGACAAATTGGAACGTATGTTCTTTGCTGTCCTGTTTTGCTTTGCCGCTGGCTTGGTCTACATCGCTATAATACGTAAGGTTAAGTTCAGCAATACTGCGTTGGTTCCAGTGATTGGCTTGATGTTTGGTAGTGTACTCAGTGCACTTGCTGAATTTTACGCCTATCAAAACAATATTTTACAAAGTATGTCTGGCTGGTTGATGGGGGACTTCTCCAAAGTGGTTCAAGAGCATTATGAAATCATTTTTTTGATCTTGCCTATAACCTTGTTGACCTACCTCTATGCTCATAGATTTACAGTGATGGGGATGGGGGAAGATATAGCCTCCAATTTGGGCATCAGCTACGCCATGACCGCCGCATTAGGGTTGATACTCGTTTCAATCACGGTTGCAGTCACAGTAGTGACGGTGGGCGCCATTCATTTTGTTGGCCTAGTTATCCCTAACTTAGTGGCGCTAAAATACGGCGACCACCTCAAAAACACTTTACCTATTGTTGCATTGGGCGGTGCCTCGCTACTGATTTTTTGCGATGTCATTAGTCGGGTTGTGCTTTTTCCGTTTGAGGTACCAGTAGGTTTGACCGCAAGTGCCGTAGGTGGAGTTATGTTTCTTGCCTTTTTGCTTAAGGGAGCAAAAGCATGACATCACTCAACTTAAACTTACGAGTGAGTGTTGTACTCGTGATCTTGTTATCTATCGCTTTTATTTTCATTAATTCAGGGTTTGACCTTGAGTACATCATCCCAAGAAGGCTCATTAAACTCAGTGCGATCATAATCGGGGGAAGTTGTGTGGCTATCTCTGCTGTCATTTTTCAAGCCTTGGCCAGAAATCGCATATTGACGCCATCTATTATGGGTTACGAGTCCATTTATCTTGTATGGCAAGCTCTGCTCTTATTATTTGTTGGCACCTCTGGTAGTGCAGTTTTGGGTGTGGTAGGTAATTTTGTAGTATCAGCGGTACTCATTTTGTTGTACTCATTCGTTATTCAATTCTGGGTGCTCAAGCGATTTCAACATGATATGCATCAAGTGTTGTTGATTGGGTTTGTGCTGACCATGGTGCTGACAACGGTTGCTCAATTTATCCAGATTAGAATAAGTCCTGGAGAGTTCTCTATCTTCCAGGGGTTAAGTTACACCTCGTTTGAAAGAGCGAAGCCGTCCACACTTTTATTTGCTGGCACGGTGTTGAGTATTCTCGCCCTCTTTGCCAATAAATGGGTGAGTGAGCTAGACGTGATTGGGTTAGGACGAGATCAGGCAATGTCTTTAGGGCTCAACGATGCGCACTATATTCCTAAATACTTTTCTGTCATCGCAATTCTTGTGGCCATCTCTACTAGCTTAATTGGACCAACTGCGTTCATGGGGGTTTTCATTGCCAACATTGCTTATTCCATCACGGGTTCTCCGCAATACAGACACACCTTACCGGTTGCTTGCACCATCGCTATTGTGATGTTTTTAACTGCTCAATT
The Vibrio echinoideorum DNA segment above includes these coding regions:
- a CDS encoding ParB family protein, with the protein product MQRPQDKRTSFKQGNQLGKRTQAETPKKIFTFASGKTATAEHVIVKADELQVKTAIHPLNPRRQESLTLDSVRDIFSSIQEEGVHTEGVATKDEHGTYQLLDSSRRRFTCVHAQKDLPLWVIEGEVKQSDLVAFIQTTQSVKRLSYRELGADYQGIMQDKGFTKIDELAEHLSIGRETCRKRFAAAAIDLRLIEVFPDCEGIPNSYYAKLAKVEKQLAKGGISTACFINSLKLNIDDEVKVEDKQKQVLEIMAAKLSKDKAKVAWVTEPLATFDDKNQYAKVSRSNDKRGLKIELSRLPAETYDEIVQFVSEKVNQK
- a CDS encoding 2,3-dihydro-2,3-dihydroxybenzoate dehydrogenase, giving the protein MSLDNQKVLLVGAATGIGLSTLESLLRAGARVIVADNKLKLLEKNTQALAKEYPKQFECHWLDLADQVKVLESVDAWQQKELFNHLVCCAGVLHVGPLHELSMSTIKQTFDVNTFGVLALMQAIAKTMKTQGSGSMVIVGSNAANTPRQSIGAYGASKSALHMMVKCVGIELAPFGIRCNIVSPGSTDTPMQRQLWTENYGEKEVIEGDINQFRLGIPLAKLAQPEDIANAILFLLSKAASHITMHDLRVDGGATLDN
- a CDS encoding iron chelate uptake ABC transporter family permease subunit, with the translated sequence MTSLNLNLRVSVVLVILLSIAFIFINSGFDLEYIIPRRLIKLSAIIIGGSCVAISAVIFQALARNRILTPSIMGYESIYLVWQALLLLFVGTSGSAVLGVVGNFVVSAVLILLYSFVIQFWVLKRFQHDMHQVLLIGFVLTMVLTTVAQFIQIRISPGEFSIFQGLSYTSFERAKPSTLLFAGTVLSILALFANKWVSELDVIGLGRDQAMSLGLNDAHYIPKYFSVIAILVAISTSLIGPTAFMGVFIANIAYSITGSPQYRHTLPVACTIAIVMFLTAQLMVEHFFNYKTTVSILVNVLCGGYFLIITMRARSQL
- a CDS encoding ABC transporter permease, whose translation is MTFRMILAFFTLCATSLFFGANQIEWSLLPTFNEKAWLPIIASRLPRLVALILTGSGLAMCGVILQHIVRNRFVEPGTTGSLDAAKLGILVSIVMLPSSDKLERMFFAVLFCFAAGLVYIAIIRKVKFSNTALVPVIGLMFGSVLSALAEFYAYQNNILQSMSGWLMGDFSKVVQEHYEIIFLILPITLLTYLYAHRFTVMGMGEDIASNLGISYAMTAALGLILVSITVAVTVVTVGAIHFVGLVIPNLVALKYGDHLKNTLPIVALGGASLLIFCDVISRVVLFPFEVPVGLTASAVGGVMFLAFLLKGAKA
- a CDS encoding ParA family protein; translation: MTTIIDSLELVCERMQQEQSDLKAVIKERMQIKVTDTEIEGSVDRLIYNHSLKKKELQELFGLSRVTFNSRIDEATEQGVVGSPIIQGRTHLYNRFDVANMMEFMSFPKYNQRFDPTTVVVENHKGGTGKSTTTVTLATAAALDLNLNARCLVIDLDPQGSTGQNLIHQADDDSVYMTAVDIALADFEPEGDFSQYLNDYSFEELVKAIPFKTHLPNLDVIPAFPSDERFVDCYWGQDDAGQQKLVSALREKILPVLKEEYDLIFIDTPPQNSPILWAVNEAADAVLIPVTPREFDFASTSNYMATMPGTFRALPSQGKNLKWAKLLPVNFDEKSAHEVKVFDKLLRAAQGHLLSTAIRHSEAFVAAAESNRTVLDIRKSEQICSGKQFDLAMTSVNAVYHQFITEIKQLATKGL
- a CDS encoding condensation domain-containing protein; the encoded protein is MNNVKSKPKTLLSISEHEEEVWIQQLQDPRSIEWTVDAYTIDINSKNEQLIQAVKKLVLNDIQLNLRYRFSDEFELEKWHSVDSEGLTNVAQVEDEKLSDRVADIKLRLWEPDFQPPFGVDILQEGKEKYLLISTHPILDLHLKNKSIINNIESNYEFLNTLNFESKLNPIYLDISKIDNNNNNNIEQIILSEFRASLDDPEVELGDDFFEMGGHSLLATRIIGNLMNNHDIEISFNDFFKSPSAQALARCVSLTDKSSRNKPVDMALPHGSTSIGSKLPLSFAQSFLWNAHLATGQCAIFNLPFAMRFDAEVDEEVFKLAFSDLLIRHTGLRTLFNEGTDGSIQQVIDEKDLIQYSWFWSSAESGTSSLESEASYVFDLSKELPLRIRFFKDRKTNQQVLSFLIHHMIIDEWSLNNLMSELSDAYLARSQNQEPEWDKSAYSIHDYALAQKNRGPIAEDINYWVNHLRGSTSGLNLTCTEPDQNGPEVNPIEANWIEIDLGPSAYHSVHSLAREYNSSIFSVVYSAIAQALHNAGNLKDLVIGTSASGRDDAKYFDSVGYFTTMVAHRVIFEPDQSFGKLIENVTMTINDSMPHATVPIDMVQRELGLDPKNGLLFDVYAQIHADNALYGSLQTPNNIPVPYQQILPNKNKSLFGLHFEIMENVIGDERTLRLIVTYQTARYNAKQVVSIGQQMKVTLTGQTVHQQEPA